A stretch of Imperialibacter roseus DNA encodes these proteins:
- a CDS encoding BlaI/MecI/CopY family transcriptional regulator, with protein MERLTRAEEPVMHIIWSRQKVFVKDIIELMPEPKPPYNTISSLVRILESKGLVGHEAYGKTHMYYPKVSKNEYRRSIFSGMMSDYFDGSYESLMSFIVSSKDLSAEEAKKLKDIINKKNHE; from the coding sequence ATGGAACGATTAACCAGGGCAGAGGAGCCTGTCATGCACATTATCTGGAGCAGGCAGAAAGTGTTTGTAAAAGACATTATTGAGCTGATGCCGGAGCCCAAGCCGCCCTATAATACTATTTCTTCTTTGGTAAGGATACTCGAAAGCAAGGGGTTGGTAGGTCATGAGGCCTACGGAAAAACCCACATGTACTATCCTAAGGTGAGCAAGAATGAATACCGGAGGAGCATTTTCTCGGGCATGATGAGCGACTATTTTGATGGCTCGTACGAAAGCCTCATGTCTTTCATCGTGAGCAGCAAAGACCTCTCGGCTGAGGAAGCAAAAAAACTAAAAGACATCATAAATAAGAAAAATCATGAATAG
- a CDS encoding VOC family protein: protein MKIALTSIFVNDPIAAFKFYTEVLGFVEKMYMPEMQLAIVAGPDEPDGTSLLLEPNQNLGADAFQKAVYEAGLPTIVFGTKDIHADYQRLREKGVVFRSKPKKAEWGTQAVFEDTCGNLIQLHQAEG, encoded by the coding sequence ATGAAAATAGCACTAACAAGTATCTTTGTAAACGACCCCATTGCTGCATTTAAGTTCTATACCGAGGTGCTGGGTTTTGTGGAAAAAATGTACATGCCGGAAATGCAGCTAGCGATTGTTGCAGGCCCGGATGAGCCAGATGGCACTTCGCTGCTCCTGGAACCTAACCAAAACCTTGGGGCCGACGCCTTCCAGAAAGCTGTATATGAGGCTGGATTGCCGACCATTGTTTTTGGAACCAAAGACATCCATGCGGACTACCAAAGGCTGAGGGAAAAGGGAGTCGTTTTCAGAAGTAAGCCTAAAAAAGCCGAATGGGGCACGCAGGCTGTTTTCGAGGATACTTGCGGCAATTTGATCCAATTGCATCAGGCAGAAGGTTAA
- a CDS encoding glycoside hydrolase family 26 protein, which produces MTTKRILLIFGLIGVFLSTALAQKNKPIDKDATRETQKLYKSLRKLSKKHTLFAHQHATEYGHGWAGDEDRSDVKSVTGSHPAMVGVDFSGFSGRSPEQIEQAKERLRKNVVDTYNRGGVTTIAWHFSNPVSGGGFYWRDTVSLPAVSYIIPGGQAHEQYKEILKGIADWAHSIKGANGELVPVIFRPYHEFDGGWFWWGASHCTREEFIALWQFTVSYLRDELDVHNFIYAFSPDNQFLTEEKYLARYPGDEWVDMVGMDNYGDMGRNRYAIDTAALKLKIVSDYARKAGKLAAFTETGLESIPNETWWTETLLKTMRMHKMRLAYVLVWRNDIRSPTHYYAPYPGQVSVPDFMKFYDDPYTLFENDLKNIYKKKKR; this is translated from the coding sequence ATGACGACGAAACGGATTCTTCTCATCTTTGGCCTTATTGGTGTTTTTTTATCAACTGCTTTGGCTCAAAAAAACAAACCAATTGATAAAGACGCCACAAGAGAAACGCAGAAGCTCTACAAAAGCCTTCGGAAGCTTTCCAAAAAACATACACTGTTTGCTCACCAGCACGCCACTGAGTACGGACATGGCTGGGCTGGCGACGAAGACCGCTCTGATGTGAAATCGGTGACCGGATCCCATCCCGCCATGGTGGGTGTGGATTTCAGTGGCTTTTCAGGTCGTTCACCAGAGCAAATAGAGCAAGCTAAGGAGCGCCTGAGAAAGAATGTGGTGGATACCTACAACAGGGGAGGTGTCACTACCATTGCGTGGCACTTTTCGAACCCCGTGTCGGGCGGAGGCTTCTACTGGCGGGACACCGTGTCGCTGCCTGCCGTGAGTTATATCATTCCCGGAGGGCAGGCCCACGAACAATACAAGGAGATACTGAAAGGCATAGCCGATTGGGCACACAGCATCAAAGGGGCCAACGGAGAGCTCGTACCTGTCATCTTCAGGCCCTATCACGAGTTTGACGGTGGCTGGTTTTGGTGGGGTGCTTCGCATTGCACCCGGGAAGAGTTCATCGCCTTGTGGCAATTCACAGTTAGCTACCTGCGTGACGAGCTGGATGTACACAATTTCATCTACGCCTTCTCGCCCGACAATCAGTTTCTTACAGAAGAAAAATACCTTGCCCGCTATCCTGGCGACGAATGGGTGGACATGGTGGGCATGGACAACTATGGCGACATGGGCCGCAACCGCTATGCGATTGACACGGCTGCATTGAAACTAAAGATTGTGTCGGACTATGCCCGAAAGGCCGGTAAGCTGGCTGCTTTTACGGAGACAGGCCTGGAGTCGATTCCCAACGAAACCTGGTGGACAGAGACGCTGCTCAAGACCATGCGCATGCACAAAATGCGGCTCGCCTACGTGCTGGTGTGGCGCAACGACATCCGCAGCCCAACGCACTACTATGCGCCGTATCCGGGGCAGGTAAGTGTGCCTGACTTCATGAAGTTTTATGACGATCCCTATACACTGTTTGAAAACGACCTGAAGAATATCTACAAGAAGAAGAAACGGTGA
- a CDS encoding DUF4199 domain-containing protein encodes MKKIVLVFGLISGVIITGMMLYMADKCYTNPEFETNDVVGYALMIAAFSFIFVGIKTFRDKQNGGVIGFGKAFLTGLYISLIAATMYVVVWLFDYYLFMPDYLDKYNQHVMYMAKIGGANEQELAAKATEMATFADMYQNPLAVVLITFSEVFPIGLVISLVSALILKRKQP; translated from the coding sequence ATGAAAAAGATAGTTCTTGTTTTCGGCCTTATTTCTGGCGTCATCATCACGGGCATGATGCTGTATATGGCCGATAAGTGTTACACCAACCCGGAATTTGAGACCAACGATGTAGTCGGTTACGCCCTGATGATCGCCGCCTTCTCCTTCATTTTTGTGGGCATCAAAACATTCAGGGACAAGCAGAATGGAGGCGTTATCGGTTTTGGTAAAGCATTTTTAACAGGGCTTTATATTAGCCTCATCGCCGCAACGATGTATGTGGTGGTGTGGCTTTTTGACTATTATTTATTCATGCCCGATTATCTGGATAAATACAACCAGCATGTGATGTATATGGCGAAAATTGGTGGTGCTAACGAACAGGAACTGGCTGCCAAGGCTACTGAAATGGCCACTTTTGCCGACATGTACCAAAATCCCCTGGCGGTAGTGCTCATCACTTTTTCAGAAGTGTTTCCTATAGGTCTTGTCATTTCCCTGGTGAGCGCCCTGATCTTGAAAAGAAAGCAACCCTAA
- a CDS encoding cyanophycinase, translating to MPEPPKEFSSFVAAKSASFHSTSRYVRLLEQKHRQPTVITHLYQRFPYTMKNTVNQTPLLVIVLAFLYGCASEPKTETVHEAPSAAVKSESKGPENGTLLIIGGAAQSIFYDKFMELVGGPDEPIVVIPTAASSDDFDEAYLEKFRKSYTDRGFTNVTVLHTRSAEEANTEEFAAPIKNARGVWFSGGRQWRHADSYLNTKTHEAFNELLGRGGVIAGSSAGATIQGSYLARGDTKSNTVMMGDHEEGLGFVTNIAIDQHLFARNRQFDLFEILEEKPELLGVGLDENTGIIVQGDQFTVFGESYVAIYDGTRWSAERDTIYQLAPGSKEFYLLKEGQMYDLKNRKVIN from the coding sequence ATGCCAGAACCGCCCAAGGAGTTTTCATCCTTTGTGGCCGCAAAAAGTGCTAGCTTTCATTCAACATCACGCTACGTCAGGCTTCTTGAGCAAAAGCACCGGCAGCCAACTGTTATTACCCATCTTTATCAGCGATTCCCCTATACAATGAAAAACACAGTCAACCAGACGCCGCTTTTAGTGATAGTGCTTGCCTTCCTTTATGGTTGTGCCAGCGAGCCTAAAACTGAGACTGTCCATGAAGCCCCCTCTGCTGCTGTCAAATCTGAGAGCAAAGGCCCGGAAAATGGCACCCTGCTCATCATTGGCGGTGCCGCCCAAAGCATCTTTTACGACAAGTTCATGGAGCTGGTGGGCGGCCCCGACGAGCCCATTGTGGTCATTCCTACGGCGGCCTCCAGCGATGATTTTGACGAGGCCTACCTCGAAAAGTTCAGGAAAAGCTATACCGACAGGGGCTTTACCAATGTAACGGTGCTGCACACCCGTAGTGCTGAAGAAGCCAACACCGAGGAGTTTGCAGCTCCCATCAAAAATGCCAGGGGCGTGTGGTTCAGCGGCGGCAGGCAGTGGCGCCACGCCGACAGCTACCTGAATACAAAAACGCATGAAGCTTTCAACGAGCTGCTCGGCAGAGGCGGTGTGATTGCCGGAAGCTCTGCCGGAGCCACCATACAGGGTTCTTACCTGGCACGAGGCGACACAAAGTCAAACACCGTCATGATGGGTGACCACGAAGAAGGGCTCGGCTTTGTGACAAACATCGCCATCGACCAGCACCTGTTTGCCCGAAACAGGCAATTCGATCTATTTGAAATACTCGAAGAAAAACCGGAGCTGCTCGGCGTTGGGCTCGATGAGAACACAGGCATCATTGTGCAGGGCGATCAATTCACAGTGTTTGGCGAAAGCTATGTGGCCATTTACGACGGCACCAGGTGGTCGGCGGAGCGAGACACAATTTACCAGCTAGCACCTGGCAGCAAGGAGTTTTACCTATTGAAAGAAGGCCAGATGTATGATTTGAAGAACCGCAAAGTTATCAACTGA
- a CDS encoding class I SAM-dependent methyltransferase produces the protein MKEKVDMREETLGILELLRPVAPADLIRLGRNYDGGYVFSSRSLANCSHFISCGLSYDWSFEIELKESRPDLPIVAFDRTSGFNSTMLYWVLKNFGKIALYPFRFLGVQDTPAQSWGKISMMLRMKQLFSGNLQFVKKHIGLESNSGVQSFGELLEHSSGYGVKLDVEGTEYELLDTIIDKLDKIELLLIEFHNVEENIDAIVPFLKATRATHYVQHVHGNNYDSVNSFGFLNSIELTIAKKDSGYQPESAEVLTYPVKDLDFPNDRRKPDVGFNFLATD, from the coding sequence ATGAAAGAGAAAGTAGATATGCGGGAAGAAACCCTGGGAATTTTGGAACTGTTGCGTCCTGTTGCTCCGGCGGATCTGATACGATTAGGCAGGAACTATGATGGGGGCTACGTTTTTTCGTCTCGGAGCTTAGCCAATTGCAGTCATTTTATCTCTTGTGGGCTTTCGTACGATTGGTCGTTTGAGATAGAGTTGAAAGAGAGCCGACCTGATTTACCTATCGTTGCCTTCGACAGAACATCGGGGTTCAACAGCACCATGCTTTACTGGGTGCTCAAAAACTTTGGCAAAATTGCCTTGTATCCCTTCAGGTTTCTGGGTGTGCAGGATACGCCTGCTCAGTCGTGGGGCAAAATATCGATGATGCTTCGCATGAAGCAGCTATTTTCTGGCAACCTGCAGTTTGTCAAAAAGCACATCGGGCTTGAAAGCAATTCGGGGGTGCAGTCGTTTGGAGAGCTTTTGGAACACAGCAGCGGCTATGGGGTGAAGCTCGATGTGGAAGGAACCGAATACGAGCTGCTCGACACCATTATCGATAAGCTTGACAAAATAGAGCTCCTCCTGATAGAGTTTCACAATGTAGAAGAGAACATAGATGCTATCGTGCCGTTCCTGAAAGCCACCAGGGCCACCCACTATGTGCAGCATGTGCATGGCAACAACTACGACAGCGTCAACAGCTTTGGCTTTCTGAATTCCATTGAGCTAACCATTGCGAAGAAGGACAGCGGATACCAACCCGAGTCGGCTGAGGTTCTTACCTACCCCGTAAAAGACCTGGATTTCCCAAACGACAGAAGGAAGCCCGATGTGGGATTCAATTTTTTGGCAACGGATTAA